A genomic stretch from Chitinophaga agri includes:
- a CDS encoding HAD family hydrolase, translating into MKPAIAFFDFDGTITRRDTLFEIIRFQKGDAALYAGLALLAPALVMMKCKLISKQKAKEIVLQYFFRNMPVDEFRDKCAAFCRDKLPGLIRETAEQEIKQHISKGHRVVVVTASAQEWVKPWADCIGIECIGTQLEIRDARVTGRINGINCNGEEKVRRIREKYDLPAFGDIYAYGDTSGDKPMLQMATFGYFRKF; encoded by the coding sequence ATGAAGCCTGCTATTGCCTTCTTTGACTTTGACGGGACGATCACCCGGCGGGATACCCTGTTTGAGATCATCCGCTTTCAGAAGGGAGACGCAGCACTATATGCTGGTTTGGCGTTGCTGGCGCCTGCACTGGTAATGATGAAATGTAAGCTGATCTCAAAACAAAAGGCGAAGGAGATCGTGTTACAATATTTTTTCCGCAATATGCCTGTGGATGAGTTCCGGGATAAATGCGCCGCGTTCTGTCGGGACAAACTGCCTGGCCTGATCCGGGAAACTGCTGAACAGGAAATCAAACAGCATATATCCAAAGGGCACCGCGTCGTGGTAGTAACTGCTTCCGCTCAGGAATGGGTAAAACCCTGGGCGGACTGTATCGGTATTGAATGTATCGGTACACAACTGGAGATCAGGGATGCAAGAGTGACTGGCAGGATCAACGGCATCAATTGCAACGGAGAAGAGAAGGTACGCCGCATCCGTGAAAAATATGATCTGCCCGCTTTTGGAGACATTTATGCCTATGGCGACACCAGCGGTGACAAACCCATGCTGCAGATGGCGACTTTCGGCTACTTCAGGAAATTCTAG
- a CDS encoding MgtC/SapB family protein: MEASLFQNIEQHQLLKVIVAVVIGGLLGLEREYRHKAAGMRTLTLICLGSTLFTILSVELGYPGSPDRVASNILTGVGFIGAGVIFKGDFTIDGITTAATIWIASALGIAIGMSDFVLAAFSLVIVLGLLLGLKALETNIGRWREKRTYTISYPVDKYKPEEITGRFKQLELNYKLLIQKREDALIEEKYEVNGKPEAITALTDLLMADKNIHHFTVQANPL, from the coding sequence ATGGAAGCGTCTCTATTTCAAAATATTGAACAGCATCAGCTACTTAAAGTAATAGTCGCGGTCGTTATAGGCGGATTGCTTGGTCTTGAACGGGAATACCGGCATAAGGCAGCGGGTATGCGTACATTGACCCTGATCTGTCTGGGCAGTACCCTGTTCACGATCCTGTCAGTTGAACTGGGATATCCGGGTAGCCCCGACCGTGTGGCGTCAAACATACTCACAGGCGTCGGATTTATAGGCGCTGGCGTTATTTTCAAAGGTGACTTTACAATAGACGGGATCACCACAGCTGCCACAATATGGATCGCTTCCGCGTTAGGCATCGCCATCGGTATGAGTGATTTCGTGCTGGCAGCGTTCTCCCTGGTGATCGTATTGGGGTTACTACTGGGACTAAAAGCGCTTGAAACGAATATCGGACGATGGAGAGAGAAACGTACCTACACCATCAGCTACCCGGTAGACAAATACAAACCTGAGGAGATCACAGGTAGATTCAAACAGCTTGAATTGAACTATAAATTGCTGATACAGAAAAGAGAGGATGCACTTATAGAGGAGAAATATGAGGTAAACGGTAAACCAGAGGCGATCACTGCCCTTACTGACTTACTGATGGCGGATAAGAACATTCATCATTTCACCGTTCAGGCAAACCCACTTTAG
- a CDS encoding EamA family transporter — protein sequence MPNKPDTTKLWTFLFAVYIIWGSTYLGMKIATEVVPPFLLSAFRFLVAGTIMVCIGWRSEKQLPTRKQFLSAAFVGLMLIGIGNSTTALAVHYMPSGLVALIVAAIPVWFIGLDWAFFSKQRPTLMTVTGILIGLAGLFLLFNPFSADHSRDYPLWPLVVLAAGMACWTLGSLSVPRLSMPAPMTSAGLQMLTGAVFCFLVSSVTEDDAWSTLHHLSTRTISAYLYLVFMGSLVGFTSYSWLTRNAPPRLLSTYAYVNPVVALFLGWAIGHESLSARTLTACAIVIGGVILMTLGKRKVQDNKK from the coding sequence ATGCCCAATAAACCGGATACTACAAAGCTCTGGACATTCTTATTTGCAGTCTATATTATTTGGGGATCTACCTATCTGGGGATGAAAATCGCCACGGAGGTAGTTCCCCCTTTTTTATTATCAGCCTTTCGTTTCCTCGTAGCAGGGACCATCATGGTTTGTATAGGCTGGCGAAGCGAAAAGCAACTGCCTACCCGGAAACAGTTTTTGTCAGCCGCCTTCGTGGGACTGATGCTGATCGGAATCGGTAATTCAACTACTGCATTGGCGGTGCATTACATGCCATCCGGACTAGTGGCTTTAATCGTAGCCGCCATACCGGTATGGTTTATAGGTCTGGACTGGGCCTTTTTCAGTAAGCAGCGGCCCACACTGATGACGGTGACGGGTATTCTGATCGGTCTGGCGGGCCTGTTCCTGTTATTCAATCCTTTTTCGGCTGACCATAGCAGGGACTATCCATTATGGCCGCTGGTAGTGCTGGCTGCTGGAATGGCTTGCTGGACGCTGGGCTCATTATCAGTTCCCAGACTGTCTATGCCGGCACCTATGACATCGGCAGGTTTGCAGATGCTAACAGGGGCAGTATTTTGTTTTTTAGTCAGCAGTGTAACGGAGGATGACGCCTGGAGCACATTGCATCACCTAAGTACCAGAACGATCAGTGCTTACCTCTACCTGGTCTTTATGGGCTCGCTGGTGGGCTTTACTTCTTATAGCTGGCTGACGCGTAACGCGCCACCACGGCTATTATCGACCTACGCATATGTAAACCCGGTAGTAGCACTGTTCCTGGGATGGGCGATCGGGCACGAAAGTTTGTCTGCAAGAACACTGACCGCCTGTGCGATCGTTATTGGTGGGGTGATATTGATGACGCTAGGCAAAAGGAAAGTGCAGGATAATAAAAAATGA
- a CDS encoding DUF763 domain-containing protein: MRGGHADLPLHYGHVPPWLAQRMSLLGGAIIETIAADYGKAEVIRKLSDPCWFQALGCVLGMDWHSSGITTSVLGALKKALNPRAQELGIYICGGKGKHSRQTPAELLAIAERTGLPGQELVRSSKLAAKVDNTAIQDGFQLYLHTFIVSDEGEWAIVQQGMNDASSMARRYHWHSAAFKAYTEAPHTFIYGKNQGLILNLTDPEATATKTGMLELVKEKPAHLLPEIRNLIMPGHHDVKAKDVDLKRLGSVLAVAHERQLHDFESLLLLEGVGPRTLQSLTLVSEVIHGTPSRFTDPARFSFAHGGKDGHPFPVPVNVYDETISVLKDAVNKAKIGQSDKQDAIRKLSQLSQQVEKDFIPNARLEDLIQQERDNSWRYGGQTVMGKAQPPKKKEGDQLSLF, translated from the coding sequence ATGCGGGGAGGACATGCAGATCTACCTTTACATTATGGTCACGTACCACCATGGCTGGCGCAGAGAATGAGCCTGCTGGGAGGTGCTATCATTGAAACCATCGCTGCCGATTATGGAAAGGCGGAAGTGATCCGGAAACTCAGTGATCCCTGCTGGTTCCAGGCATTGGGATGCGTGCTGGGGATGGACTGGCATTCCTCGGGTATCACTACAAGCGTACTGGGCGCGTTAAAGAAAGCTTTGAATCCCAGGGCACAGGAACTGGGTATCTATATCTGTGGAGGAAAGGGTAAGCATTCGCGTCAGACGCCGGCGGAACTGTTGGCCATTGCGGAGCGTACCGGCCTTCCCGGGCAGGAACTTGTACGTAGCAGTAAACTGGCTGCCAAGGTAGATAATACGGCTATCCAGGATGGATTTCAGCTATATCTGCACACTTTCATCGTATCCGACGAAGGCGAATGGGCCATCGTCCAACAGGGAATGAACGATGCCAGTAGCATGGCCCGTCGTTATCACTGGCATTCTGCCGCATTTAAAGCCTATACAGAAGCGCCGCATACATTTATATACGGGAAGAACCAGGGACTTATTCTCAACCTTACCGACCCGGAAGCAACTGCGACCAAAACCGGCATGCTGGAACTGGTGAAGGAAAAACCGGCCCACCTGCTGCCAGAGATCAGGAACCTGATCATGCCCGGTCATCATGATGTGAAGGCAAAAGATGTAGACCTCAAAAGACTGGGAAGTGTGCTGGCTGTAGCCCATGAGCGTCAGCTGCACGACTTCGAATCGCTGTTGCTGCTGGAGGGTGTAGGCCCCCGTACCTTACAGTCGCTTACGCTGGTCAGCGAAGTGATACATGGTACCCCCTCCCGGTTTACCGATCCGGCGCGATTCTCTTTTGCACATGGCGGAAAAGATGGGCATCCCTTCCCTGTTCCTGTCAATGTGTATGATGAGACGATCAGCGTATTGAAAGATGCCGTTAACAAAGCTAAGATCGGTCAGTCCGATAAACAGGACGCCATCCGTAAGCTCTCGCAGTTGTCACAGCAGGTGGAAAAGGATTTTATTCCGAATGCCCGGCTGGAAGATCTCATTCAACAGGAAAGAGATAACTCGTGGCGATACGGCGGACAGACAGTGATGGGAAAGGCACAGCCCCCGAAGAAGAAAGAGGGTGATCAGTTAAGTTTGTTCTAA
- a CDS encoding FAD-binding oxidoreductase gives MEKRLANWGNYPAIACDESTFSQDEQVQDFISSHSAVIARGNGRCYGDASLAQYSVSTLKYDKVLAFDTTNGVFECQSGITLDQILDIIVPKGWFLPVTPGTKFITVGGAVASDVHGKNHHVDGSFSGHIIEMDVITGNQDTVTCSAEKEPDLFWATCGGMGLTGIITRVKFGLKKIDTAYIRQKQIKAKNLEDLIRLFEEYKDYTYSMAWIDCLQKGDSFGRGILIVGEHATPGELNEQQRKAPLHLTAKRKLSMPFNLPSFTLNTLTVKAFNWLYYLKNTKREINNVIPYEPFFYPLDAILHWNRGYGKAGFVQYQFVLPLEKKEGLVAILKKISDAGLGSFLAVLKVFGKQDSLISFPMEGYTLALDFPVRKGLFEFLDQLDEIVLQYGGRLYLSKDARMKQEVFWQSYPNAQKFAEIIKKYNGKKLFRSVQSDRLLLTQ, from the coding sequence ATGGAAAAACGGTTAGCTAACTGGGGGAACTACCCCGCTATCGCCTGCGATGAGTCAACGTTTTCGCAGGACGAACAAGTACAGGATTTTATATCCTCCCATTCAGCTGTTATCGCCCGTGGAAACGGTCGGTGTTACGGCGATGCTTCACTGGCACAATACAGTGTATCCACCCTTAAATACGATAAGGTGCTGGCTTTTGATACTACGAATGGCGTCTTCGAATGTCAGTCGGGTATCACACTCGATCAGATCCTCGATATTATAGTTCCCAAAGGATGGTTCCTGCCGGTTACACCCGGTACGAAATTCATTACCGTAGGTGGTGCAGTAGCGTCTGACGTACACGGTAAAAACCATCACGTGGACGGCTCATTCTCAGGACATATTATAGAGATGGACGTTATCACAGGCAATCAGGATACAGTCACCTGCTCCGCCGAAAAAGAGCCGGATCTGTTTTGGGCAACCTGCGGTGGCATGGGGCTGACCGGTATTATTACCCGGGTGAAGTTTGGTCTGAAAAAGATCGATACTGCGTACATCCGTCAGAAACAGATCAAGGCGAAGAACCTGGAAGATCTGATCCGCCTGTTTGAAGAATACAAAGATTACACATATTCCATGGCGTGGATCGACTGCCTGCAGAAAGGCGATTCCTTCGGCCGTGGCATCCTCATAGTAGGTGAACATGCTACCCCCGGGGAGCTGAATGAACAGCAACGTAAAGCGCCCTTACACCTGACGGCCAAACGTAAACTGTCCATGCCGTTCAATCTTCCCTCTTTCACACTTAATACACTGACTGTTAAGGCGTTTAACTGGCTGTACTACCTGAAGAATACCAAAAGGGAGATTAACAACGTGATTCCTTACGAGCCATTCTTCTATCCGCTGGACGCCATTCTGCACTGGAACCGTGGTTATGGCAAAGCAGGTTTTGTTCAGTATCAATTCGTGCTCCCGCTTGAAAAGAAGGAAGGTCTTGTCGCTATCCTCAAAAAGATCAGTGATGCAGGGCTGGGCTCTTTCCTGGCCGTACTGAAAGTATTTGGTAAACAGGATAGCCTGATCTCCTTCCCGATGGAAGGCTATACGTTAGCCCTTGACTTTCCGGTACGTAAAGGACTGTTCGAATTCCTTGACCAGCTGGACGAAATTGTGCTGCAATATGGCGGACGCCTCTATCTCTCAAAAGATGCCCGCATGAAGCAGGAAGTATTCTGGCAAAGCTACCCCAATGCACAAAAGTTTGCCGAGATCATTAAAAAATACAACGGTAAAAAGCTATTCCGTTCAGTACAGTCTGACAGATTACTGCTGACGCAATAA
- the nfi gene encoding deoxyribonuclease V (cleaves DNA at apurinic or apyrimidinic sites) has product MEYVNYDNLKVTAATEIQNNLREKILIQPRTCPVNVIAGTDISFNKFSTTVYAGIILLRFPELTPIGYSLVKKEVHFPYVPGYLAFREVPALMDAWEQLPLKPDLLVVDGHGIAHPRRMGVASHFGVLANAPTIGCAKKVLCGQYEEPAPAQGSHSPLIFKNEAVGAVLRTKNAVKSVFVSPGHQMDVESALDIVTQCIGRYRIPEPTRLAHHLVNQFRLGEINEGYKDLS; this is encoded by the coding sequence ATGGAATACGTAAATTATGACAATCTGAAAGTTACAGCTGCTACTGAGATTCAAAACAATCTCCGGGAGAAGATCCTGATACAGCCACGTACCTGCCCAGTAAATGTCATTGCTGGCACCGATATATCTTTTAACAAATTCAGTACAACCGTCTATGCAGGCATTATCCTGTTACGTTTTCCGGAGTTAACACCTATCGGCTATTCGCTCGTAAAGAAAGAGGTACACTTCCCCTATGTACCTGGTTACCTGGCTTTCCGTGAAGTTCCTGCGTTAATGGATGCCTGGGAACAATTGCCCCTAAAGCCTGACCTGCTGGTAGTAGACGGACATGGCATCGCGCATCCGAGACGAATGGGCGTTGCGAGCCACTTCGGTGTGTTAGCGAATGCGCCTACTATCGGTTGTGCAAAAAAGGTACTTTGTGGTCAATATGAGGAGCCCGCGCCTGCTCAGGGTAGTCATTCTCCTCTGATATTTAAAAATGAGGCCGTCGGCGCCGTCCTGCGAACAAAGAATGCCGTAAAATCCGTGTTCGTCTCTCCTGGGCATCAGATGGACGTAGAAAGCGCATTAGATATAGTTACCCAGTGTATAGGGCGCTACCGTATTCCTGAACCTACGAGGCTTGCACATCATCTGGTCAATCAGTTCCGGTTGGGAGAGATTAACGAAGGGTATAAGGACTTATCTTAA
- a CDS encoding cation:proton antiporter domain-containing protein, whose product MQRAFQSKNERRRHKITADALLDFPTSLIISWSGMRGIVSLAIAIGLPVTLESGAPFPLRNEIIFISVAVVLFTLLGQGLTLPWIVKQLKRHKS is encoded by the coding sequence TTGCAGCGCGCCTTTCAGTCAAAGAATGAGCGGAGGCGACATAAGATTACAGCAGATGCTTTACTGGACTTCCCAACCAGCCTGATAATCAGTTGGTCAGGTATGAGAGGGATCGTCTCACTGGCGATAGCGATTGGGCTGCCGGTTACGCTTGAAAGCGGCGCGCCATTCCCACTACGTAATGAGATCATCTTTATATCAGTGGCTGTTGTGTTGTTTACATTGCTTGGACAGGGGCTCACCTTACCCTGGATCGTAAAGCAGCTGAAGCGGCATAAATCTTAG
- a CDS encoding decaprenyl-phosphate phosphoribosyltransferase: MQYLKLLRPSHWAKNLFLYIPLFFAGEIFIFSKVIELLIGFFAFSLIASSIYIINDYKDVEADRIHPVKCKRPIASGAVSKPAALVFFVLCLAIGALLAYYVKPKFAFVLGIYFVINLLYSMGLKNISILDILILSTGFVLRVKAGGVAADLAVSEWLMIMVFLLALFMAIAKRRDDVLIKTQSGKDMRKASKGYNMDFLNVMLALVSAVIIVSYLMYTMAPETMSNFHTYRLYYTCLFVIGGLLRYLQITYVENNTGSPTKILYKDRFIQLTILLWVLSFYVIIYLPTNKSFFE, encoded by the coding sequence GTGCAATATTTAAAATTATTAAGACCCTCTCATTGGGCGAAAAATCTGTTCTTGTATATCCCACTTTTCTTTGCGGGCGAAATATTCATTTTCTCCAAGGTCATTGAGTTACTGATCGGGTTCTTTGCATTTAGCCTCATTGCCAGCAGTATTTACATTATTAATGATTATAAAGACGTAGAGGCAGACCGGATACACCCGGTAAAATGTAAACGGCCTATTGCCTCAGGTGCAGTGTCTAAACCGGCAGCACTGGTATTTTTTGTGTTGTGCCTCGCCATTGGTGCACTCCTCGCATATTACGTTAAGCCCAAGTTTGCGTTTGTACTGGGTATTTATTTTGTGATTAATCTTTTATACTCGATGGGATTGAAAAATATTTCCATCCTGGATATACTGATCCTGTCCACTGGCTTTGTACTGAGGGTAAAAGCAGGAGGTGTAGCTGCGGATCTCGCCGTATCCGAATGGCTGATGATCATGGTATTCCTCCTGGCATTATTTATGGCCATTGCTAAACGCAGGGATGATGTGCTGATCAAAACACAATCCGGAAAAGACATGCGCAAAGCGTCCAAAGGATACAATATGGATTTTTTAAATGTAATGCTGGCATTGGTATCGGCGGTGATCATTGTGTCCTATCTGATGTATACAATGGCGCCTGAGACCATGTCTAACTTCCATACCTACCGCTTATATTATACATGTCTTTTTGTAATTGGTGGATTATTACGATATTTGCAAATAACATATGTGGAGAATAATACAGGTTCTCCAACCAAAATCCTATACAAAGACCGTTTCATTCAATTAACCATACTCCTGTGGGTGCTGAGTTTTTATGTGATTATTTATTTACCCACTAACAAAAGTTTTTTTGAGTAA
- a CDS encoding putative DNA modification/repair radical SAM protein, with amino-acid sequence MERIQEKLAILADAAKYDASCASSGSNRKNESKGLGNAHPGMGICHSYTADGRCVSLLKILLTNVCIYDCAYCVSRRSNDIKRAAFTVQEVVDLTINFYRRNYIEGLFLSSGIFKDPDYTMERLVRVARKLRTEHNFNGYIHLKAIPGASDELMQEAGLYADRLSVNLELPTEAGLKLLAPEKNRPAMVKPIRFLQSEIIRLEDERKVLKTVPTFMPAGQSTQVIVGAAGESDMEIMHLASRFYKQFQLKRVYYSGYVPISNDTRLPALHSQVPLMRENRLYQADWLLRFYGFEPHELLNEGHPNLDTDVDPKLSWALRNLNSFPVDINKADKMLIARVPGIGMESVRKICSARMHGQLGWDQLKQMGVQLNKARYFITCKAGALERRDLTSEQIRQQLLAQSHSKWIKAHSPQLQLF; translated from the coding sequence ATGGAAAGGATACAGGAGAAACTTGCAATTCTGGCAGATGCGGCAAAATACGATGCCTCCTGCGCTTCTAGTGGTAGCAACCGGAAAAATGAGTCCAAAGGGCTGGGGAATGCTCATCCGGGAATGGGCATCTGTCACTCTTATACGGCAGATGGTCGCTGCGTATCATTACTAAAGATATTACTGACAAATGTTTGCATATATGACTGTGCTTATTGCGTGTCCCGCAGAAGTAATGATATTAAGCGGGCGGCATTTACAGTGCAGGAAGTGGTTGACCTTACAATTAATTTCTACCGCAGGAATTATATAGAAGGGTTGTTTCTGAGTTCCGGTATTTTCAAGGATCCGGATTACACAATGGAGCGGTTGGTGAGAGTTGCCAGGAAGCTCCGGACTGAGCATAATTTCAATGGGTATATACATTTAAAGGCTATTCCGGGTGCGAGCGATGAGCTGATGCAGGAAGCGGGGCTGTATGCAGACCGGCTGAGTGTCAATCTTGAGCTACCGACAGAAGCCGGGTTGAAGTTACTGGCGCCGGAAAAGAACCGGCCTGCTATGGTCAAACCCATTCGTTTCCTACAGAGTGAAATTATCCGCCTGGAAGATGAACGTAAGGTATTAAAGACGGTGCCTACCTTTATGCCTGCCGGACAAAGTACGCAGGTGATAGTAGGAGCGGCCGGAGAATCTGATATGGAGATCATGCACCTGGCTTCCCGGTTTTATAAACAGTTTCAACTGAAGCGGGTGTACTATTCCGGCTATGTACCTATCAGCAATGATACGAGATTACCGGCTTTGCATAGTCAGGTGCCGCTGATGCGGGAAAACCGGCTGTATCAGGCAGACTGGCTACTGCGCTTCTATGGGTTTGAGCCGCATGAGTTATTGAACGAAGGACATCCGAACCTCGATACGGACGTTGACCCTAAATTGTCCTGGGCGTTGCGCAATCTTAACAGCTTCCCAGTGGATATTAATAAGGCCGATAAAATGCTGATTGCCAGGGTGCCCGGCATTGGTATGGAAAGTGTACGTAAAATCTGTTCCGCCCGTATGCACGGTCAGTTAGGCTGGGATCAGCTGAAGCAAATGGGTGTACAATTAAATAAAGCCAGATACTTTATTACCTGTAAAGCCGGTGCACTCGAAAGACGGGACCTGACATCAGAACAGATACGTCAGCAACTGCTGGCACAATCTCACAGTAAATGGATAAAGGCGCATAGTCCGCAGTTACAGCTATTTTAA
- a CDS encoding TIGR03915 family putative DNA repair protein, giving the protein MTTWLYDGSFDGFLSAVFDLYWQKKTDVTIRKEQDHVKGLFENVIFMPTIMANADRVWAGLSKKLTEESLQQLFCCYLSELPGEEDHMVGFIRHVFAGGEGVTGDFGNKYVLHVAQLARKVHREKHRMEAFVRFQLTKDQIYYSLVSPDYNVLPLIARHFKERYADQYWIIYDERRRYGIYYNLDKVETIRLQFNAEYDPHYHTTGNVWAPEEELYQRLWNTYFKEANIAGRRNPRLQLQHMPRRYWKYLTEMRLG; this is encoded by the coding sequence ATGACTACGTGGTTGTATGATGGAAGTTTTGATGGCTTCCTTTCTGCTGTATTTGATTTATACTGGCAGAAGAAAACGGATGTGACTATCCGCAAGGAACAGGATCATGTCAAAGGGTTGTTTGAAAATGTCATCTTTATGCCGACAATAATGGCGAATGCCGACAGGGTGTGGGCCGGGCTCAGTAAGAAGCTAACGGAAGAGAGTCTGCAGCAGCTCTTTTGTTGTTACCTGTCAGAACTACCCGGGGAGGAAGATCATATGGTGGGATTTATCAGGCATGTATTTGCCGGTGGAGAGGGGGTTACCGGTGATTTCGGGAATAAATATGTGCTGCATGTTGCCCAGCTTGCGCGAAAGGTACACCGGGAAAAGCACCGGATGGAAGCTTTTGTACGTTTTCAACTCACAAAGGATCAGATCTATTATTCACTGGTATCACCGGATTACAACGTACTGCCATTGATCGCCAGGCACTTTAAGGAACGTTATGCTGACCAGTACTGGATCATTTATGATGAACGCAGAAGGTATGGGATCTATTATAATCTGGACAAAGTAGAAACGATAAGATTGCAGTTCAACGCTGAATATGATCCACATTATCATACCACAGGAAATGTGTGGGCGCCGGAGGAGGAACTATATCAGCGGTTATGGAATACCTATTTCAAAGAGGCAAATATTGCGGGCAGAAGAAATCCCAGGTTACAGTTACAGCATATGCCTAGGCGGTATTGGAAATACCTGACAGAGATGCGGTTAGGTTGA
- a CDS encoding SDR family oxidoreductase, protein MPTVLILGAGSDMAVAIAREFAGNKYDIQLAARNKASLSPLEQDLRIRYGVESSTYAFDATDFNSHPAFYNALTVKPDITIAVFGYLGSQEKGQADWNEASRILHTNYTGAVSILNIVAEDYATRGTGTIVGISSVAGERGRQSNYLYGSAKAGFTAYLSGLRNRLFHKGVHVLSVQPGFVYTRMTENLKLPPLLTAQPQDVARDIYRAVKAKKNQIYTRWFWRYIMLIIKSIPEFMFKKLKL, encoded by the coding sequence ATGCCTACTGTTCTTATTCTGGGAGCCGGGTCAGACATGGCTGTTGCCATCGCCCGTGAGTTCGCCGGTAACAAATATGATATTCAACTGGCAGCCCGTAACAAGGCATCCCTGTCCCCACTGGAGCAGGACCTCCGTATCCGCTACGGCGTGGAGTCCAGTACCTATGCCTTCGATGCTACTGATTTTAACAGCCACCCCGCTTTTTATAACGCCCTGACTGTAAAACCCGATATTACAATAGCCGTATTCGGCTACCTCGGATCACAGGAAAAAGGGCAGGCTGACTGGAATGAAGCCAGCCGTATTCTACATACGAACTACACAGGCGCCGTTTCCATTTTAAATATTGTCGCAGAAGACTATGCCACCCGTGGTACTGGTACCATTGTAGGTATCAGCTCGGTAGCCGGAGAGCGCGGCCGGCAGAGCAACTATCTGTATGGTAGTGCGAAGGCTGGCTTTACTGCTTACCTCAGCGGTCTCCGCAACCGCCTGTTCCACAAAGGTGTACATGTGCTCAGTGTACAACCAGGATTCGTGTATACCCGGATGACGGAAAACCTCAAACTTCCCCCACTGCTAACTGCGCAGCCGCAGGATGTCGCAAGGGACATTTACCGGGCCGTCAAAGCAAAAAAGAATCAGATCTATACGAGGTGGTTCTGGCGGTACATTATGCTCATTATCAAATCGATACCTGAGTTCATGTTCAAAAAGCTGAAATTATGA
- a CDS encoding fatty acid desaturase family protein: MYTTSKGWERVFYFCTWFFQGTSYLVPRAYGSMHRMHHEFSDTEHDPHSPHFFKDVWSMMWQTRKLYNDIYEGKTVVDEKFTKNPPLPVWDAMDRFGDHIITRLAWAAVYIGFYVAFAPAWYWYLLLPVHFLIGPVQGAVVNWCGHKYGYRNFENGDKSRNTSPWGILLLGELFQNNHHKHGDSPNFAKKWFELDPTYPVMKFFNFIGIIKLKKPEAKVVNLKAAA; the protein is encoded by the coding sequence ATGTATACTACGAGTAAAGGCTGGGAGAGAGTATTTTACTTCTGTACCTGGTTCTTCCAGGGCACATCTTATTTAGTACCAAGAGCTTATGGTTCTATGCACCGCATGCACCATGAGTTTAGCGATACAGAACATGATCCGCACTCTCCTCACTTTTTCAAGGACGTCTGGTCAATGATGTGGCAGACACGTAAACTATATAATGACATCTATGAAGGTAAAACCGTTGTGGATGAGAAATTTACAAAGAATCCTCCGCTGCCGGTTTGGGATGCTATGGACCGTTTCGGCGACCATATTATCACCCGTCTGGCATGGGCCGCGGTTTATATTGGTTTCTATGTAGCATTCGCACCAGCCTGGTACTGGTATCTGCTGTTACCCGTGCATTTCCTGATCGGGCCTGTACAGGGAGCTGTGGTAAACTGGTGTGGTCATAAGTATGGTTACCGGAATTTCGAGAATGGTGACAAATCCCGCAATACCAGCCCATGGGGCATCTTGCTGCTGGGAGAGCTGTTCCAGAACAACCACCACAAACACGGTGATAGCCCGAATTTTGCAAAGAAATGGTTTGAACTTGATCCTACCTATCCGGTAATGAAGTTTTTTAACTTCATCGGTATCATCAAACTGAAAAAGCCGGAAGCTAAGGTGGTGAACCTGAAGGCGGCTGCATAA